The region GAGTTCCAGCCGGCGCCGGGCATCACCGTCTCCAGCGCCGGCGGCTCCTCCGCGCTCAAGCGGGCCGCGGGGGACCGCACCTCCCGGCCGCTGCCGGCCCCGGCTCGGGCGGCGCGCTGGGTGCTGATGCCCACCCACGTCGCGTCTGCGCACCGGGCCTGGGTGCAGCGCGCCAGGGCGGACGCGGCGGGCCGCACGTTCGACGTCGTCCACGCGCACGACTTCACGGCGCTGCCGCTGGGCGCCGAGCTGGCCGGCCAGCACGGCGTCCCACTGGTGTACGACACCCACGAGTACTGGTACGGGCGCCCGGCGTCCGGCCGCCCGACCCCGCTGGTCCGCCGTCGGGAGCGGATCGAGGAGGCCCGGCTGGGCTCGACCGCGGCGGCCGTCATCACCGTCGGCCAGGGTGTCGCCGACCAGCTCGAGCAGCTGCACGGCTGGCGGAACGTCACGGTGGTGCGCAACACCTTCCCCCCGGCCGACCCCGCGCTGCGGACGCCAGCGCTGCCCGAGAGCCCACGCGGAGCGGTCTACGCCGGCCGGATCGCCCCGCTGCGCGACCTGGAGACGCTCGTCACCGCCGCCGCCGAGCTGGCTCCGCTGCAGATCACCATGGTCGGTCCCGCCGACGACACCTACCGGGCGCGGCTCGACGCCGGGACCACGCAGGTGCTGCCCGCGGTCAGCGTCGAGGAGGTGGACCGGCTGCTGCGGACCGCGGGGCTGGCCCTGGTGACCCTCGCGGACCGGGGGGACAACCACCGGCTGGCGCAGCCGAACAAGCTGTTCCACGCGATCCGGGCCGGTGTCCCGGTCGTGGCCGCGGACATCGAGCAGCTGGCCCGGGTGGTTCGGCAGTACGGCATCGGGACGCTGTACCGGCCGGGTGACGCCCAGTCGTTGGCCGGCGCCGTCCGCGAGGCGGTTCGCCGCTACCCTGAGCTGCTCGCGGGGGTCGGCGCGGCCGCTGACGACTTGTCCTGGACCCGTGACGGCGCCGCTCTCGTCAGCGTCTACACCCGGCTGGCCGAAGGAGTGGGCGCGTGAGCGACGTGGCGCCGCACCTCGTGCTGATCGTCGGCAACCCGATGCAGCACGACGCCAGGGTGCGCAAGACGGCGCTGTCCGCCACCTCGTTCGGGCTGCGGGTGACCGTGGTGGCCCTGACCGCGGGGGAGCAGCAGTTCGAGGAGGAGATGGGCCCGGTCCACGTCGTCAACGTGCCGGCCGAGTACCTGATGAAGGACCGGGCGAACGACCTGCGCCGGCTGCGCCGCCGGGTGCTCTTCCCGTTCGGCTACGGGACGCTGCTGGCCGCCAGGGCGGAGGCCCGCCGGCGGCGCATCGCCGACCTGGACCTCATGGTCGAGGCGGGTCGGCAGGTCAGCCTGCCGGCCTCCCCGCGGGCGGCCGCGTCCACCTGGTCGCGCGCCCGCCGCAAGGCGGTGAAGAACAGCAACCGGGTGCGCCGCAAGGTGGTCGTCGTGCGCACCAAGGTGGGCCGGTTCTACACCGGCCGGCGCTTCCCACTGAACGACCAGCGGGCCGCCCGCTGGTACGCCCACCGGCCCACGGGGAACTGGCGCCGGCTGCTGCCGGAGTACCTCGACCTGGAGATCGCCTTCGGGCCGGTCCTCGACGAGCTGGACCCGGACCTGATCCACGCCAACGACGTGAACATGATCGGGATCGCGTCGAACGCGGTCGACCGGGCCCGGCTGCGCGGGCGCGACATCAAGTGGCTGTACGACGCGCACGAGTTCGTCCCCGGGATGTCGCGCTACCACGCCGACCGGATCGCCGGGATGGCCGACCACGAGCAGGAGTACATCGGCCGAGCCGACACCGTGCTCACCGTGAGCGAGCCGATCGCCGACGCCATCCAGCAGCGCACCGGGCTGGTCGAGCGGCCGGTCGTGGTGCTCAACACGGCCTCCGGCGTCCGGCCAGCGGACCGTCCCCGTCCGTCGGTCCGGGCCGCCGCCGGTGTGCCGGACGACGTCCCGCTGCTGGTCTACAGCGGCAACATCGACCCGGACCGCGGGGTCACCACGCTGGTCCAGTCCCTGGCCCACCTGCCGTCCGACGTCCACGTGGTGATCGTCACCAACGCGCCCACGGACAACCGGTACATCCGCACCCTCGTCGACACGGCGGAGGCCGCGGGCACCGCCGGGCGGCTGCGCTTCGCGCCGTACGTGCCCGGGGAACAGATCATCGACTACCTGTCGACCGGGACGATCGGGGTGCATGGGCTCAACCATGTGCCCAACCACGAGATGGCGCTGCCGAACAAGCTGTTCGACTACCTGCACGCCGAGCTGCCCATGGTGGTGAGCGACGTCAAGGCGATGGCCGAGCTCATCCACCAGCTCGGTGTCGGCGAGGTCTACACCGCGGGGGACCCGGCCTCGCTGGCGGCAGCGGTCCGCACGGTGGTGGCCGACCTCGACCGCTACCGCAAGGCGCTGACCGCCGACCCCGAGGTGCTGCGCCGGTTCTCCTGGGAGCGCCAGGCGGAGACCCTGCGGGCGGTGTACGGCCGGCTGCTGGGCCGTGAGCTGGCCGCGCCCCCTCGATGAGCGACGACCTCGGCCCGGCCCCGCACGTCGTCCTGCTCGCCGCCGGCGACGTGCTGTCCGACCGGCTGGTGCTCGAGCACGCTCAGTCGCTCGCGGCGGCCGGGCTGCAGGTCACCGCGCTGGGCGCCGGGGCAGCGGCCGACGTCGACGTCGCCGGGGTGCGGGTGCTGCGAACCCCCGTGCCGACGACTGCTCCCGGCCGCAGCCACCGGCTGCGCCCGAGCCGGGCCGTGCGCCGGGCGGTGGCCGGGCTCGAGGCCGGCTACGGCGAACGGCTGGACGCGCTGGCGCCGGACGTCGTCCAGGTCCACGACCTGGTCGCCCTGCCGGTGGCCGCGGCCGCTGTCGCGCGAGCCGGGGCGAAGGGCCGCGCCGTCCGGCTGGTCCTGGTCGAGCGCCCCGACGGTGTGCCGCCGGGCCGCCGTCACGCGGCGCTGCGCGCGCTGCGGCGCGAGCACGCCGTGGACGTCGTCCTCTCCGCCTCGTCGCCGGTCCTGCCTGGGGCCCGGGTGCCGGCCGCCGAGGCCGGCCCGCTGCTGGTCTGCCCGGTCGGACGCCGGACGAGCGGGCTCGAGACGCTGGTCGATGCGCTCACGCTGCTCCCCGAGGCCCGGCTGACCCTGCTCGACGACGGCACGGCCGACCTCGCCGACCTGCTCGAGCGGGCCGGCCAGCACGGGGTTGCTGACCGGCTCCAGGTGGCCGGCGTGGAGCAGGACCGCGACGAGCTGCTGGGCTCGGCCGCACTCGCGGTGCTGGCCCTGGTTGAGCCCCAGGACCATGACCTCACGCTGCCGACCGCCCTGTCGGCCATGGTCGGTGCCGGGCTGCCCGTCGTGGCCGGCCAGGGCCACGCCGGGGTGCCCTGGCTGGCCGAGCTGGGCCTGGGCGTGCCGTTCGGCTCCGGAGACCCGGCGGCGCTCGCCGAGTCGGTGCGCCGGGTGCTCGCCGACGTCGACGTCTACCGGGCCCGGCTGTCCGGTCCGGTGGTCCGCTCGCTGCTGTCCCGGCCGGAGCAGACCGCCCAGCTTCGGGCGGCCTACCGGGGGCTGTTCGGCCCGCTCTCCGCGGCCGACGCAGGCGTCACCTCGGTGTGGGTCGGCCCCACCAACAGCGCCGGTCAGGGCTACGCGTGGGCGCGGGCCCTCGACCGGTACCACCCGGACGTCCGCACCGAGGTCTGGACCCTCGACCGGATCTCCTCCTTCGTCTTCCCGACCGACGTGCGGGTCCCTCCGGAGTCCTGGGGGTCGCGGTCCTGGTCCCTGGCCCACCGCCGGGACGTGCGCCGGCGGTTCAGCCACGTGCTCATGGAGTCCGGTCTCGGCGTGTTCGGTGCGCTCGGCGGGGGCGAGCTCGGTGGTGACCTGGCCGCGCTGCGCCAGGCCGGTCTCTCGGCGGGGGTCGCGTTCCACGGCTCCGAGGTGCGCAGCCCGCGGCTGCACCGGCAGCTCGAGCCGACCTCGCCGTTCCAGGATCAGGACTGGGACCTCGCCGTGCGCCTGCAGCAGACCTGCGACCGGATCATGCGCCAGCTCGAGGACTTCGACGGACCCCGGTTTGTCAGCACGCCGGACCTGCTGGACTACGTGCCCGAGGCGCAGTGGCTGCCGGTCGTCGTCGACCCGGTGGAGTGGGCGCCGGGGCCGCCCGTGCTGGAGCGGGCCACCCCGGTGCTGCTGCACGTGCCGTCCAACCCCGAGCTCAAGGGCAGCGCGGTCTTCGAGCCGATCGCGCAGCGAATGGCCGAGCGCGGCCTGGTCGAGTACCGGCGCGCCGACAACGTGGCCGTCGAGGACATGCCGGCGCTGGTCCGCGACGCGGACCTCGTCTTCGACCAGTTCTCGCTGGGGCTGTACGGCGTCCAGGCGGTGCAGGCGATGGCCGCCGGCCGGGTGGTGGTCAGCTACGTGGGCGACCGCATCCGGGCCCGGCTGCCGGTCCAGCTGCCGATCGTGGAGGCCACCCCGCAGACTCTCGTCGAGGTGGTCGAGCGGCTGCGCGACGACCGCCACGCCGCCAGGGAGCAGGCCGCGCGGGGTCCGGAGTTCGTGGCCCGGTTCCATGACGGTCGGCTGGCCGCGCAGACCCTGGCCCGCTGGGTGAGCGGCTCGACCCGATCGGAAGGAACCCCGGCATGACCGGTCCAGGAAGGCGGCCGCGGGTCGCCGTGCTCGTGGGCAACGACATCGAGGTCGATGCCCGCGCCCGCAAGTACCTGCGGACCTTCGCCGAGGCCGGGCTCGACGTGGTGGGGGTCGGTCTGGCTGCCGCGGACGACGAGGTCGTGGTGGACGGCGTCCGGGTGGTCCGCCGGGCCGCCCGCAAGGGTCCGGCGGCCGACCGGGCGCGGAGGGTGACCGGCGGGAAGCTGCGCCGTGGGGTGGCCAAGGTGCGTCGGCGGGCCGAGCGGGCCTGGCGGCAGGGCGCGCTGCCGAAGGCGGTCGCCGCGACCGGACGGTTGAGCCGGGACCGGCAGCTCGATGTGTACCTGCGCAACCCGTGGCTGGCCCGGTGGGAGCAGGTGCTGCCCGAGCTGGTCGCCTACGAGGAGGTCTTCGGGCCGCTGCTCGACGAGCTTTCCCCGGACGTGGTGCACCCGCACGACGTCTTCCTGCTCGGCGTGGCCGTGCGCTACGTGCGGCGAGCCCGGGCGCAGGGCCGCCAGGTGCATCTGGTGTACGACGCGCGGGAGTACCTGCCCGGTCTGCCCAACCCGCCGGCTCGGGTGACCGCCGCCTACGTGGCGCACGAGAAGGAGTTCCTGCCCGAAGCGGACCGGGTGATCACCGTGTCGGACCCGATCGCCGACGAGCTGCAGCGGACCTTCCGGCTGCCCCGTCGTCCGGTGCTCGTCCTCAACGCGCCGATCATCGACCCGGAGCGGCCCGGGACGCCGACGGTGCGGGCCGCCGCGGGCGTCCCGGACGACGCGCCGATCGTCCTCTACGGCGGCGGCCTGGCCGAGGCCCGCGGCGTGCACACCGTGGTCGAGGCGCTGGCCCAGCTGCCGGGGGTGCACCTGGTGGTCGTCTCGCGCGCGCCGAGCCACTACACCCGGCAGCTGGTCGCCAGGGCCGCTGAGCTGGACTGCGCGGACCGTTACCACGAGGTCGACTTCGTCGAGCCGTCCCAGGTGGTGGCCTACTTCCGCTCGGCCACTGTCGGCATCGTGCCGTTGTTGCACGCCGGCAACCACGACTGGGCGCTGACCAACAAGTTCTGTGAGTACGTCCAGGCCGGGCTGCCCGTCGTCACCAGCGACACCGAGGTGCAGGACCGGCTGGTGCGCAGCCTCGGCATCGGTGAGGTCTTCCCCGCCGGGGACGTCGACGGGTGCGCCGCCGCGCTGCGGACCGTGCTCGGTGACCTCGACCGCTACCAGGTCCCGCTGCGTGACCCGGACCTGCGGTGGCGGTTCTCCTGGCCGGCGCAGGCCGAGGTCCTGCTCGACCTGTACCGCGAGCTGCTCGGCCCGCTGCCGGTCGACGCAGAGGCCGGTGTGCGGGGTGTGGGCCGGAAGGATGAGACACTGGGCGGCGCATCCGTCGACGACCCCAGAGGTAGCACCCCGTGACCACTGCTGCGAGCGCTCGCCGCTCCGAGTTCGAGAGCAGCATTCAGGTCTTCGAGCCGCACAGGGCGTCACTTCCCCCCGTGCGCCCGTACCTGCGCGAGTTCTGGCGCCGCCGCCGGTTCGCCTACGAGCTGTCCCGGACCACCCAGAAGGCCGCGAACTTCGACAGCCCGATCGGCTCGGTCTGGCTGGTGCTCAACCCGCTGCTGCTGGCCTTCGTGTACTTCCTGCTCATCGAGGTCATCTCCGGTGGGGCGAAAAGACCGGCCGGGTGGTCCTCCTTCCTGCACATCGTGATCGGGCTGTTCACCTGGACCCTGGTCGCCAGCTGCATGTCGGTCGGTGCCACCTCGGTCACGGCCGGCGGCAAGCTGATCCTCAACCAGTCGTTCCCACGTGCGCTGCTGCCGTTCTCCTCGGTGATCACCTCGCTGATGAACTACTGGCCCACTATCCCGGTCTACCTGGTGATGTACGGCCTCGGGCTGGTCTTACTGCCGCACGTGCCGCCGGGGCAGGGCAGCACGGGGCTGGTAGGCCCCACCTGGGCGCTGCTCTGGCATCCGGTTCTGGTGGCGCTGCTCGTGATCACCGGCTACGGCCTCGCGATGATCTTCTCCACGATGACCGTGTACTTCCGGGACACCACCAAGTTCCTGTCCTACGTCCTGCGGATCTGGCTCTACCTCAGCCCGGTGCTGTACCCCGTGTCCGCCATGGTCGACAAGTACGAGAAGGTCTGGCCACCGCTGGGCAAGATCATGATCTATGGGAACCCGCTCGGCCCCGTCCTGGGTGTCATGAACGACATCTGGATCGAGGGCGTGTCCCCGTCCCCGGCGCTGCTGGCCGGCGCGATCCTCTGGGCCGCCTTCCTGCTGCTGTTCGGTGGCTGGTTCTTCGTCTCCCGGGAGCGTGACTTTGCCGTCCGACTCTGACCTCGCCGTCAAGGTCGAGGATCTGTGGATCCGCTACCGCACGTCGTACGAGGCCAACCAGACGCTCAAGGGTGCCGTGCTGAAGCTCGGCAAGCGCAGCGAGCGCCGCAAGAAGAGCGTCCGCGTCGTCGAGGCCGTGAAGGACGTCTCGTTCGACGTCCACAACGGCACCGTGCTCGGTATCGTCGGTGCGAACGGGGCCGGCAAGTCCACCCTGATGCGCGCCGTCGCCGGGATCCTGCCGCCCACCGAGGGGCGGATCACGGTCAATGGCCGGGTCAGCACGCTGCTGGCGCTCGGCGTCGGGTTCAACGCGATGCTCT is a window of Actinomycetes bacterium DNA encoding:
- a CDS encoding glycosyltransferase family 4 protein, producing MTGPGRRPRVAVLVGNDIEVDARARKYLRTFAEAGLDVVGVGLAAADDEVVVDGVRVVRRAARKGPAADRARRVTGGKLRRGVAKVRRRAERAWRQGALPKAVAATGRLSRDRQLDVYLRNPWLARWEQVLPELVAYEEVFGPLLDELSPDVVHPHDVFLLGVAVRYVRRARAQGRQVHLVYDAREYLPGLPNPPARVTAAYVAHEKEFLPEADRVITVSDPIADELQRTFRLPRRPVLVLNAPIIDPERPGTPTVRAAAGVPDDAPIVLYGGGLAEARGVHTVVEALAQLPGVHLVVVSRAPSHYTRQLVARAAELDCADRYHEVDFVEPSQVVAYFRSATVGIVPLLHAGNHDWALTNKFCEYVQAGLPVVTSDTEVQDRLVRSLGIGEVFPAGDVDGCAAALRTVLGDLDRYQVPLRDPDLRWRFSWPAQAEVLLDLYRELLGPLPVDAEAGVRGVGRKDETLGGASVDDPRGSTP
- a CDS encoding glycosyltransferase, whose product is MSDDLGPAPHVVLLAAGDVLSDRLVLEHAQSLAAAGLQVTALGAGAAADVDVAGVRVLRTPVPTTAPGRSHRLRPSRAVRRAVAGLEAGYGERLDALAPDVVQVHDLVALPVAAAAVARAGAKGRAVRLVLVERPDGVPPGRRHAALRALRREHAVDVVLSASSPVLPGARVPAAEAGPLLVCPVGRRTSGLETLVDALTLLPEARLTLLDDGTADLADLLERAGQHGVADRLQVAGVEQDRDELLGSAALAVLALVEPQDHDLTLPTALSAMVGAGLPVVAGQGHAGVPWLAELGLGVPFGSGDPAALAESVRRVLADVDVYRARLSGPVVRSLLSRPEQTAQLRAAYRGLFGPLSAADAGVTSVWVGPTNSAGQGYAWARALDRYHPDVRTEVWTLDRISSFVFPTDVRVPPESWGSRSWSLAHRRDVRRRFSHVLMESGLGVFGALGGGELGGDLAALRQAGLSAGVAFHGSEVRSPRLHRQLEPTSPFQDQDWDLAVRLQQTCDRIMRQLEDFDGPRFVSTPDLLDYVPEAQWLPVVVDPVEWAPGPPVLERATPVLLHVPSNPELKGSAVFEPIAQRMAERGLVEYRRADNVAVEDMPALVRDADLVFDQFSLGLYGVQAVQAMAAGRVVVSYVGDRIRARLPVQLPIVEATPQTLVEVVERLRDDRHAAREQAARGPEFVARFHDGRLAAQTLARWVSGSTRSEGTPA
- a CDS encoding ABC transporter permease, whose amino-acid sequence is MTTAASARRSEFESSIQVFEPHRASLPPVRPYLREFWRRRRFAYELSRTTQKAANFDSPIGSVWLVLNPLLLAFVYFLLIEVISGGAKRPAGWSSFLHIVIGLFTWTLVASCMSVGATSVTAGGKLILNQSFPRALLPFSSVITSLMNYWPTIPVYLVMYGLGLVLLPHVPPGQGSTGLVGPTWALLWHPVLVALLVITGYGLAMIFSTMTVYFRDTTKFLSYVLRIWLYLSPVLYPVSAMVDKYEKVWPPLGKIMIYGNPLGPVLGVMNDIWIEGVSPSPALLAGAILWAAFLLLFGGWFFVSRERDFAVRL
- a CDS encoding glycosyltransferase family 4 protein → MSDVAPHLVLIVGNPMQHDARVRKTALSATSFGLRVTVVALTAGEQQFEEEMGPVHVVNVPAEYLMKDRANDLRRLRRRVLFPFGYGTLLAARAEARRRRIADLDLMVEAGRQVSLPASPRAAASTWSRARRKAVKNSNRVRRKVVVVRTKVGRFYTGRRFPLNDQRAARWYAHRPTGNWRRLLPEYLDLEIAFGPVLDELDPDLIHANDVNMIGIASNAVDRARLRGRDIKWLYDAHEFVPGMSRYHADRIAGMADHEQEYIGRADTVLTVSEPIADAIQQRTGLVERPVVVLNTASGVRPADRPRPSVRAAAGVPDDVPLLVYSGNIDPDRGVTTLVQSLAHLPSDVHVVIVTNAPTDNRYIRTLVDTAEAAGTAGRLRFAPYVPGEQIIDYLSTGTIGVHGLNHVPNHEMALPNKLFDYLHAELPMVVSDVKAMAELIHQLGVGEVYTAGDPASLAAAVRTVVADLDRYRKALTADPEVLRRFSWERQAETLRAVYGRLLGRELAAPPR
- a CDS encoding glycosyltransferase, whose product is MRVLMLVWTDVATDNRVLREAETLVAAGHSVHIVGRHIPEEFQPAPGITVSSAGGSSALKRAAGDRTSRPLPAPARAARWVLMPTHVASAHRAWVQRARADAAGRTFDVVHAHDFTALPLGAELAGQHGVPLVYDTHEYWYGRPASGRPTPLVRRRERIEEARLGSTAAAVITVGQGVADQLEQLHGWRNVTVVRNTFPPADPALRTPALPESPRGAVYAGRIAPLRDLETLVTAAAELAPLQITMVGPADDTYRARLDAGTTQVLPAVSVEEVDRLLRTAGLALVTLADRGDNHRLAQPNKLFHAIRAGVPVVAADIEQLARVVRQYGIGTLYRPGDAQSLAGAVREAVRRYPELLAGVGAAADDLSWTRDGAALVSVYTRLAEGVGA